In Flavobacterium gelatinilyticum, a genomic segment contains:
- a CDS encoding ABC transporter ATP-binding protein, with translation MIEVKNIEKSFGDSKVLKGVSTVFETGKTNLIIGQSGSGKTVLLKTLLGIHTPDSGTIEFDGRVYSDLDKDEKRDLRTEIGMVFQGSALFDSMTVEENVAFPLKMFTNNNKAQIKERVDFVLERVNLVEAHKKLPSEISGGMQKRVAIARAIVNNPKYLFCDEPNSGLDPNTSTLIDNLIQEITKEYNITTVINTHDMNSVMEIGENIVFLKKGLKAWQGTKEEIFRTDNKDIVKFVYSSNLFKKVREAYLKG, from the coding sequence ATGATAGAAGTAAAAAATATAGAAAAATCATTTGGCGACAGCAAAGTTTTAAAAGGTGTTTCGACAGTATTTGAAACCGGAAAAACCAACTTGATTATTGGACAAAGTGGATCTGGAAAAACAGTTCTGCTAAAAACATTATTAGGAATTCACACGCCAGATTCCGGAACAATTGAATTTGACGGCAGAGTGTATTCTGATTTAGACAAAGATGAAAAGCGTGACTTAAGAACCGAAATTGGAATGGTATTTCAGGGAAGTGCTTTATTTGATTCTATGACGGTTGAAGAAAATGTAGCTTTCCCGTTAAAAATGTTCACAAATAACAATAAAGCACAAATCAAAGAACGTGTTGATTTTGTTTTAGAAAGAGTAAATCTTGTCGAAGCTCATAAAAAACTGCCTTCTGAAATTTCCGGAGGTATGCAGAAACGTGTAGCTATTGCCCGTGCTATCGTAAACAATCCTAAATATTTATTTTGTGATGAACCAAACTCCGGATTAGATCCCAATACTTCAACTTTGATTGATAATCTTATTCAGGAAATCACTAAAGAATACAATATTACAACCGTGATTAACACACACGATATGAACTCGGTTATGGAGATTGGCGAAAATATTGTTTTCCTAAAGAAAGGATTAAAAGCCTGGCAGGGAACAAAAGAAGAAATCTTTAGAACAGATAATAAAGACATCGTGAAGTTTGTTTACTCTTCAAACCTTTTCAAAAAAGTAAGAGAAGCATATTTGAAAGGTTAA
- the gcvP gene encoding aminomethyl-transferring glycine dehydrogenase, translating into MKTDAFALRHIGPRETDLQHMLNTIGVDSIERLVYETLPDDIRLKAPLNLDPAMTEYEFANHIQELGKKNKVFKSYIGLGYHPTIVPAPIQRNIFENPGWYTAYTPYQAEIAQGRLEAILNFQTTVIELTGMEIANASLLDEGTAAAEAMALLFDVRTRDQKKNNTHKFFVSEEILPQTLSVLQTRSTPIGIELVVGNHETFDFSNEFFGAILQYPGKYGQVNDYSAFTAKAKENEIKVAFAADILSLAALTSPGEMGAAVVVGTTQRFGVPMGYGGPHAAYFATKDEYKRSMPGRIIGVSVDANGNRALRMALGTREQHIKREKATSNICTAQVLLAVMAGMYAVYHGPKGLKYIANKVHASAVTTAEVLNKIGVSQVNSAYFDTILVKADAQKVKAAAEKNEVNFFYVDADTISISLNETTSISDINQIAAIFAEALGKETVSVSELTEASQLPASLERTSSFLTHDVFNNHHSESQLMRYIKKLERKDLSLNHSMISLGSCTMKLNAASEMLPLSMPNWNSIHPFAPVEQAQGYITMLKKLEEQLNVITGFAGTTLQPNSGAQGEYAGLMAIRAYHMSRNEGHRNVCLIPSSAHGTNPASAAMAGMKIIVTKTTPEGNIDVEDLREKAIEHKDDLSCLMVTYPSTHGVFESSIIEITKLIHENGGLVYMDGANMNAQVGLTNPATIGADVCHLNLHKTFAIPHGGGGPGVGPICVNEKLVPFLPTNPILRVGGEQAITAISSAPYGSALVCLISYGYITMMGAEGLKSATEHAILNANYMKSRFEGHYPILYTGECGRAAHEMILDCRAFKENGIEVGDIAKRLMDYGFHAPTVSFPVAGTLMIEPTESEDLAELDRFCDALISIRKEIETATADDKNNVLKNAPHTLAMLTTDNWDFPYSREKAAYPLDYIAENKFWPSVRRVDDAYGDRNLVCSCAPIEAYMEN; encoded by the coding sequence ATGAAAACAGATGCTTTTGCTTTAAGACACATTGGTCCAAGAGAAACTGATCTTCAGCACATGCTGAACACTATTGGAGTTGACTCAATCGAGCGACTTGTTTATGAAACCCTTCCGGACGATATTCGTTTAAAAGCACCTTTGAATTTAGATCCTGCGATGACAGAGTATGAATTTGCAAATCATATTCAGGAATTAGGAAAGAAAAATAAAGTATTCAAATCATACATTGGTTTGGGTTATCATCCAACCATTGTTCCGGCTCCGATTCAAAGAAATATCTTTGAAAACCCGGGATGGTATACAGCTTACACGCCTTACCAGGCAGAAATTGCCCAAGGTCGTCTTGAAGCTATTTTGAATTTCCAGACTACAGTTATCGAATTAACCGGAATGGAAATTGCCAATGCCTCTTTATTAGATGAAGGAACTGCAGCTGCAGAAGCTATGGCGTTATTATTTGATGTTCGTACACGCGATCAAAAGAAAAACAATACACATAAATTCTTCGTTTCTGAAGAAATCTTACCACAAACTTTATCTGTACTGCAGACACGTTCGACTCCAATTGGAATTGAATTAGTTGTTGGAAACCACGAAACATTTGATTTTTCAAATGAATTCTTCGGAGCTATTTTACAATACCCTGGAAAATATGGTCAGGTAAACGATTACAGCGCTTTTACTGCTAAAGCAAAAGAAAATGAAATTAAAGTAGCTTTTGCTGCTGATATTTTATCACTTGCGGCCTTAACTTCTCCTGGAGAAATGGGAGCTGCTGTTGTGGTTGGAACTACTCAGCGTTTTGGTGTACCAATGGGTTACGGAGGTCCTCACGCTGCTTACTTTGCAACCAAAGATGAGTACAAGCGTTCTATGCCAGGACGTATTATTGGAGTTTCTGTTGATGCAAACGGAAACCGCGCTTTACGTATGGCTTTAGGAACTCGTGAACAGCACATTAAACGTGAAAAAGCAACTTCTAACATTTGTACTGCTCAGGTTTTACTAGCGGTTATGGCCGGAATGTACGCTGTTTATCACGGACCAAAAGGATTAAAATATATTGCAAACAAAGTTCACGCATCGGCGGTTACTACTGCTGAGGTTTTAAATAAAATTGGAGTTTCTCAAGTTAACTCGGCTTACTTTGACACTATTTTGGTAAAAGCAGATGCTCAAAAAGTAAAAGCTGCTGCTGAGAAAAACGAAGTAAACTTCTTCTATGTTGATGCTGATACGATTTCTATTTCGTTAAACGAAACAACTTCAATTTCAGACATCAACCAAATCGCAGCAATTTTTGCTGAAGCTTTAGGAAAAGAAACAGTTTCTGTTTCTGAATTAACTGAAGCTAGTCAATTACCAGCTTCTTTAGAAAGAACTTCTTCTTTCTTAACACATGATGTATTCAACAATCATCATTCAGAAAGCCAATTGATGCGTTACATCAAAAAATTAGAGCGTAAAGATTTATCATTGAATCACTCGATGATTTCATTAGGTTCTTGTACAATGAAATTAAACGCTGCTTCTGAAATGCTGCCTTTATCAATGCCAAACTGGAACAGCATTCACCCGTTTGCACCAGTTGAGCAGGCTCAAGGTTACATCACAATGCTTAAAAAATTAGAAGAGCAATTAAATGTAATTACTGGTTTTGCCGGAACAACTTTACAGCCAAACTCTGGAGCACAAGGAGAATACGCTGGTTTAATGGCGATTCGTGCGTACCACATGTCAAGAAACGAAGGTCACCGTAATGTATGCTTGATTCCTTCATCGGCTCACGGAACAAACCCTGCTTCTGCTGCGATGGCGGGAATGAAAATCATTGTTACGAAAACTACTCCTGAAGGAAATATCGACGTAGAAGATTTAAGAGAAAAAGCGATTGAACACAAAGATGATTTATCTTGTTTAATGGTAACGTATCCATCTACTCACGGAGTTTTCGAATCTTCAATTATCGAAATCACAAAATTAATCCACGAAAACGGCGGATTAGTATATATGGACGGTGCAAACATGAACGCACAAGTTGGATTAACAAATCCTGCTACAATTGGTGCTGACGTTTGTCACTTAAACTTACACAAAACATTCGCTATTCCTCACGGTGGAGGCGGTCCTGGAGTTGGACCAATTTGTGTGAACGAAAAATTAGTTCCGTTTTTACCAACAAACCCTATCTTAAGAGTTGGCGGTGAGCAGGCCATTACTGCTATTTCATCTGCACCTTACGGATCTGCTTTAGTTTGTTTAATTTCTTACGGTTACATCACGATGATGGGTGCTGAAGGATTAAAAAGCGCTACTGAGCACGCAATCTTGAATGCAAACTACATGAAATCTCGTTTCGAAGGTCACTACCCAATTCTTTATACTGGAGAATGCGGAAGAGCAGCTCACGAAATGATTTTAGATTGTCGTGCTTTTAAAGAAAACGGAATCGAAGTTGGTGATATCGCTAAACGTTTAATGGATTACGGTTTCCACGCTCCAACAGTTTCTTTCCCGGTAGCAGGAACATTAATGATCGAGCCTACAGAATCTGAAGATTTAGCAGAATTAGATCGTTTTTGCGATGCGCTTATTTCAATCAGAAAAGAAATCGAAACTGCAACAGCTGATGACAAAAATAATGTACTGAAAAATGCACCTCATACATTAGCAATGTTAACTACTGATAACTGGGACTTCCCTTACTCTAGAGAAAAAGCAGCTTATCCATTAGACTATATTGCTGAAAATAAATTCTGGCCATCTGTTCGTCGTGTAGACGATGCTTACGGTGACAGAAATTTAGTTTGCAGCTGTGCGCCTATCGAAGCTTATATGGAAAACTAA
- a CDS encoding SprT-like domain-containing protein — protein MSATLAKYIPEHAVKPVFDLIVANQVHLKIVNERQTRHGDYRRGPSGKHEITVNASLNKYRFLITLIHEIAHLVAFEKFGRNIKPHGNEWKYTFQRLMVPFIRPEIFPSQILPLLARHFKNPSASSDTDTTLSLALKQYDTDNDKSYVFEIPFGSVFKIKNGKVFKKLAVRTKRFECIEISSGKTYLFNPNAEVELVD, from the coding sequence TTGAGCGCCACTTTAGCCAAATACATTCCCGAGCATGCTGTAAAGCCTGTTTTTGATTTGATTGTAGCCAATCAGGTTCATCTGAAAATCGTAAATGAGCGTCAGACGCGTCACGGAGATTACAGAAGGGGACCGAGCGGAAAGCATGAGATTACGGTTAATGCAAGTTTAAATAAGTACAGGTTTTTGATTACGCTTATTCACGAGATTGCACATTTGGTTGCTTTTGAAAAATTCGGACGAAATATTAAACCGCACGGAAACGAGTGGAAATATACCTTTCAGCGTTTAATGGTTCCGTTTATCAGGCCTGAAATATTTCCGAGTCAGATCCTGCCTTTGCTGGCAAGACATTTTAAGAATCCTTCTGCAAGCAGTGATACTGATACTACTTTATCGCTGGCTTTGAAACAATATGATACGGATAACGATAAAAGTTATGTTTTTGAAATTCCATTTGGAAGCGTTTTTAAAATTAAAAACGGAAAGGTATTCAAGAAACTGGCAGTTAGGACCAAGCGTTTTGAATGCATCGAAATAAGTTCAGGAAAAACATATCTTTTTAATCCAAATGCAGAAGTAGAACTTGTGGATTAA
- a CDS encoding 3-oxoacyl-ACP synthase III family protein yields MKIKFIGIGSYIPNLEVKNTDFDKHVFLNEDGTPFGYPNEVVIKKFKGITGIQNRRYAEPQYNASDLAFFAAQKAIADAQIDAETLDYIIFAHNFGDVKTGTHQTDILPSLATRVKNKLGIKNPKCVAYDILFGCPGWIEGVLQANAFIKSGMAKRVMVIGAETLSRVVDDHDRDSMIYSDGAGVSILEASTDETGLLSYESATFANDEANYLFFGKSYNPELDPDIKYIKMYGRKIYEFALSNVPCAMKSCLDKSGIDISEVKKILIHQANEKMDEAIIERFYKLYDKTPPKDIMPMSIHDLGNSSVATVPTLFDLILQGKIENHEINKGDVVIFASVGAGMNINAFVYRY; encoded by the coding sequence ATGAAAATAAAATTTATTGGTATTGGGAGCTATATTCCTAATTTAGAAGTTAAAAACACAGATTTTGACAAACATGTTTTTTTAAACGAGGATGGAACTCCTTTTGGTTATCCGAATGAAGTTGTTATTAAAAAATTTAAAGGTATTACCGGAATTCAAAACCGCCGTTATGCTGAACCTCAATACAATGCATCAGATTTAGCCTTTTTTGCAGCTCAAAAAGCAATCGCTGACGCACAAATCGATGCCGAAACTTTAGACTATATTATTTTCGCCCATAACTTTGGCGATGTAAAAACCGGCACGCACCAAACTGATATTTTACCAAGTTTAGCAACGAGAGTAAAAAATAAATTAGGAATCAAAAATCCTAAATGTGTCGCTTATGATATCCTTTTTGGATGTCCGGGCTGGATCGAAGGTGTTTTACAGGCTAATGCTTTCATCAAATCCGGAATGGCAAAAAGAGTTATGGTAATTGGTGCTGAAACCTTATCAAGGGTAGTCGATGATCACGATCGCGATTCGATGATTTATTCTGATGGAGCCGGGGTTTCAATCTTAGAAGCCTCAACAGATGAAACAGGTTTATTATCTTATGAAAGTGCCACTTTTGCAAACGATGAAGCCAATTACCTTTTCTTTGGAAAATCATACAATCCTGAATTGGATCCGGATATTAAGTACATCAAAATGTACGGACGTAAAATTTACGAATTTGCTTTAAGCAATGTTCCGTGTGCCATGAAAAGCTGTTTAGATAAAAGCGGTATTGATATCAGCGAGGTTAAAAAAATCCTTATTCATCAGGCCAACGAAAAAATGGACGAAGCGATTATCGAACGTTTCTATAAACTTTATGACAAAACACCTCCAAAAGATATTATGCCAATGAGTATTCATGATTTAGGAAACAGCAGTGTTGCAACCGTTCCTACTCTATTTGACTTAATCTTACAGGGGAAAATCGAGAACCACGAAATCAATAAAGGCGATGTTGTTATTTTTGCTTCGGTTGGAGCCGGAATGAATATTAATGCTTTTGTTTACAGATATTAG
- a CDS encoding SDR family NAD(P)-dependent oxidoreductase, with translation MKNIIVTGTSRGIGYELALQFANEGNQVLAISRKVPKELLEHQNITCLSVDLADESALNQVEGFLSSTWKKVDALVHNAGALLLKPFAETTQADFESIYKVNVFAVANLTRICLPYLQKGSHVVTISSIGGVRGSLKFAGLAAYSSSKGAVITLTELLAEEYKEKGISFNVLALGSVQTEMLNEAFPGYQAPISAAGMANYIYDFTLNGNKYFNGKVLEVSSTNP, from the coding sequence ATGAAAAATATTATCGTTACCGGAACAAGCAGAGGGATAGGTTATGAATTGGCCTTGCAGTTTGCAAACGAAGGAAATCAGGTTTTGGCTATTTCCAGAAAAGTACCAAAAGAACTATTAGAACATCAAAATATTACTTGTTTGTCTGTTGATCTGGCAGATGAAAGTGCATTGAATCAGGTTGAAGGTTTTCTTTCTTCAACATGGAAAAAAGTAGATGCTCTAGTACATAATGCGGGTGCTTTATTATTAAAGCCTTTTGCAGAAACGACTCAGGCTGATTTTGAAAGTATTTATAAAGTAAATGTTTTTGCTGTCGCAAATCTTACGAGAATCTGTCTTCCGTATTTGCAAAAAGGAAGCCATGTTGTAACCATTAGTTCTATTGGCGGTGTAAGAGGAAGTCTGAAATTCGCCGGACTGGCCGCTTATAGTTCGAGTAAAGGCGCTGTGATTACGCTAACCGAATTATTAGCCGAAGAATATAAAGAAAAAGGAATCTCATTTAATGTTCTGGCTTTGGGTTCTGTTCAGACTGAAATGTTAAATGAAGCTTTCCCTGGCTATCAGGCGCCAATTTCGGCAGCAGGAATGGCTAATTATATTTATGATTTTACATTGAACGGTAATAAATACTTTAACGGAAAAGTATTGGAGGTTTCTTCTACTAATCCGTAA
- a CDS encoding SRPBCC family protein encodes MTTIHLITKINAPLKTVFDVSRDIDIHQKSASPSKEKAIAGVTSGLINVNETVTWRGKHFGFYLTHKSRITAMDFYNYFVDEMEEGCFASFKHKHYFKEVNGVTIMTDLLQYETPFGIFGKLFDVLCLKKHLIKFLLERNKTLTETAENESELIDSSQQIFQIV; translated from the coding sequence ATGACTACCATTCATCTTATTACAAAAATAAATGCACCGTTAAAAACCGTTTTTGATGTATCCAGAGATATTGACATTCACCAAAAATCAGCCAGTCCATCAAAAGAAAAAGCAATTGCAGGCGTCACTTCGGGTTTAATAAATGTAAATGAAACCGTAACCTGGCGCGGGAAACATTTTGGATTTTATCTTACTCATAAAAGCCGCATTACCGCGATGGATTTTTATAATTATTTTGTAGATGAAATGGAAGAAGGCTGTTTTGCATCATTTAAACACAAACATTATTTTAAAGAAGTAAACGGAGTTACCATAATGACAGACTTGCTGCAATATGAAACTCCGTTTGGTATTTTCGGAAAATTATTTGATGTTTTGTGTTTAAAAAAACATCTCATAAAATTCCTTTTAGAAAGAAATAAAACGCTGACAGAAACTGCCGAAAACGAATCTGAACTTATTGATTCTTCTCAACAAATTTTTCAAATTGTTTAA
- a CDS encoding four helix bundle protein: MSESIVKVKSFELAIRGVNFYKWLISEKKEFIMSKQFLRSVTSVGANVREAVNAQSKADFIHKLSISQKECDESMYWLEILNATNYISENEFESLHQQCNEVLKIIKSIIITSKKNI; this comes from the coding sequence ATGAGTGAGAGTATCGTGAAGGTTAAAAGTTTTGAGTTAGCTATAAGAGGAGTTAATTTTTATAAATGGCTGATTTCAGAAAAGAAAGAATTTATAATGAGCAAACAATTTTTACGTTCTGTTACTTCCGTAGGTGCAAACGTTCGAGAAGCCGTAAATGCTCAGAGCAAAGCTGATTTTATACATAAATTATCAATTTCTCAAAAAGAATGTGATGAGTCAATGTATTGGTTAGAAATTTTAAATGCGACAAATTATATTTCAGAAAATGAATTTGAATCATTGCATCAACAATGTAATGAAGTTCTGAAAATTATAAAAAGCATAATTATAACATCAAAGAAAAACATATAG
- a CDS encoding methyltransferase, whose protein sequence is MYEKTFPNKRFRLTLEFLQKHVNTSETIFDFGVPNPFSKIMEENGYTVKNTKGEDLDNDHTALQTEEYTVFTAFEIFEHLLNPYTILQNVKCDKILISIPLRLWFSPAYRSKTDMWDRHYHEFEDWQLDWLLEKTGWKITDRLQFTHPVKKFGLRPLLRYFTPRYYIVAAEKIK, encoded by the coding sequence ATGTACGAAAAAACGTTTCCGAATAAAAGATTCAGGCTTACTTTAGAATTTTTACAAAAGCACGTTAATACATCAGAGACCATTTTTGATTTTGGAGTTCCAAATCCTTTCTCCAAAATAATGGAAGAAAATGGATATACCGTAAAAAATACAAAAGGCGAAGATTTAGACAACGATCATACTGCTTTGCAAACAGAAGAATATACTGTTTTTACTGCATTTGAAATTTTCGAACATTTATTAAATCCATATACTATTTTACAAAACGTAAAATGTGACAAAATATTAATTTCAATTCCGCTGCGTTTATGGTTTTCACCGGCATACAGATCTAAAACTGATATGTGGGACAGACATTATCATGAATTTGAAGATTGGCAATTAGACTGGCTTTTAGAAAAAACAGGCTGGAAAATAACCGACCGCCTGCAATTTACGCATCCGGTTAAAAAGTTTGGATTAAGACCTTTATTACGATATTTCACTCCAAGATATTATATTGTTGCAGCAGAGAAAATAAAATAA
- a CDS encoding M20/M25/M40 family metallo-hydrolase yields MKKLYFLLPFILLACKSNTSPVSEKSSKSNSKPLEISYKVSESEVSDFLKYLSSDELEGRETGTNGIEKAAVFLEDYFKKHNVKPYFSTYRDTLTNFKSPAYNIVGVLEGTDPVLKKEYVVLSAHYDHIGVEKKQQPDVIYNGANDDASGVTAVAQMAKYFSETKSNKRSILFVFFAGEEKGLLGSKSMVQKLKKQNFNLYTQLNIEMIGVPMKRDYLAYITGFDKSNMAEKINEYTGKKTIGFLPKEAEYQLFYRSDNHPFFETFGKPCQSLSTFDFENFDFYHHVSDEFKIMDIPHMTAFVQELLPAVTRISQTPTEEITMNK; encoded by the coding sequence CTGTAAATCGAATACCTCTCCGGTAAGCGAAAAATCATCCAAATCAAATTCGAAGCCCCTTGAAATCAGTTATAAAGTTTCGGAATCAGAAGTTTCAGATTTTTTAAAATACCTTTCTTCGGATGAACTTGAAGGCCGTGAAACGGGAACAAACGGAATTGAAAAGGCAGCGGTTTTTCTGGAAGATTATTTTAAGAAACACAACGTTAAACCTTATTTTTCTACTTATCGCGATACGTTGACCAACTTTAAATCCCCAGCTTATAATATTGTCGGCGTTTTAGAAGGAACAGATCCGGTTCTTAAAAAAGAATATGTGGTCCTGAGCGCGCATTATGATCATATTGGTGTTGAAAAGAAACAACAGCCGGATGTAATTTACAACGGTGCAAATGATGATGCATCGGGTGTTACAGCTGTGGCGCAAATGGCAAAGTATTTCAGCGAAACCAAATCGAATAAAAGAAGTATTCTTTTTGTGTTTTTTGCCGGAGAAGAAAAAGGACTTCTGGGCTCTAAAAGTATGGTTCAGAAACTAAAAAAACAAAACTTCAATTTATATACCCAGCTAAATATCGAAATGATCGGCGTTCCAATGAAACGCGATTATCTGGCTTACATAACGGGTTTTGATAAATCGAATATGGCAGAGAAAATAAATGAGTATACGGGAAAAAAGACCATTGGTTTTTTACCGAAAGAAGCCGAATATCAATTGTTTTACAGATCTGATAACCATCCGTTTTTTGAAACTTTTGGAAAACCATGCCAGTCTTTAAGTACTTTTGATTTTGAAAATTTTGATTTCTATCACCATGTTTCGGATGAATTTAAAATAATGGATATTCCGCACATGACTGCATTTGTTCAGGAACTTCTTCCCGCAGTTACCCGTATCAGCCAGACACCGACAGAGGAAATAACGATGAATAAATAA
- a CDS encoding DUF1842 domain-containing protein: protein MSDLLAGAYLAKGTIGNVGTPGAPVATFSLVVVPSQHTVTGTVVIKQAVQGPDSHIVVQVKGRIYSTGFGKYTQVVSFNGQYVQSFPPPAIGSFLAEFSAHLAIDGAWNGTGGFSYYQHQIENVPVASAKQSELV from the coding sequence ATGTCAGATTTATTAGCAGGTGCCTATTTAGCAAAAGGCACAATCGGAAATGTAGGAACACCAGGTGCTCCAGTTGCAACATTTAGTTTAGTAGTAGTACCGTCTCAGCATACTGTAACGGGTACAGTTGTAATTAAACAAGCGGTACAAGGTCCGGACAGCCATATCGTGGTTCAGGTAAAAGGAAGAATTTATTCTACAGGATTTGGAAAATACACTCAGGTAGTAAGTTTTAATGGGCAATATGTACAATCTTTCCCACCGCCGGCAATTGGTTCTTTCTTAGCTGAATTTAGTGCTCATTTAGCTATTGATGGTGCATGGAACGGAACAGGAGGATTCTCTTACTATCAGCACCAAATCGAAAATGTGCCGGTTGCTTCGGCTAAGCAGTCAGAATTAGTATAA
- a CDS encoding glycosyltransferase, producing the protein MKYYIVIPAHNEQDLIGLTLQSLVTQTVLPSKIVVVNDNSTDKTEEVVLEFAKENPYISVVNKTSDAIHMPGSKVIQAFQKGFETLDSNYDIIVKIDGDLIFPPNYFETIIKHFESDTRVGMAGGFCYIDKNGDWVLENLTDKDHIRGALKAYRKETFEQIGGLRPAMGWDTVDELLCKYYNWKIVTDESLHVKHLKPTGANYNKTARYKQGEAFYTLGYGFWITAIASAKLAMMKKKPFLFLDYIRGFWKAKKAKTPLLVTTEQAKFIRNYRFQKMKQKLF; encoded by the coding sequence ATGAAGTATTACATTGTTATACCCGCACACAACGAACAAGATCTTATTGGCCTGACTCTGCAATCGTTGGTTACGCAAACTGTTTTGCCATCAAAAATTGTGGTTGTAAACGATAATTCGACTGATAAAACAGAAGAAGTTGTATTGGAATTTGCAAAAGAAAATCCATATATCTCTGTTGTAAATAAAACTTCAGACGCGATTCATATGCCGGGAAGCAAAGTAATTCAGGCTTTTCAAAAAGGTTTTGAAACTTTAGATTCCAATTACGATATCATTGTAAAAATTGACGGTGATTTAATTTTCCCTCCCAATTATTTCGAAACGATAATAAAACATTTCGAAAGCGATACAAGAGTTGGAATGGCCGGAGGATTTTGTTACATTGACAAAAACGGCGACTGGGTTTTAGAAAATCTTACCGATAAAGATCACATTCGGGGTGCTTTAAAGGCATATAGAAAAGAAACCTTCGAGCAAATTGGCGGTTTGCGTCCAGCAATGGGATGGGACACCGTTGACGAATTACTTTGTAAATATTACAACTGGAAAATCGTAACCGATGAATCTTTACATGTAAAACACCTAAAACCAACCGGAGCAAACTACAACAAAACAGCCCGCTACAAACAAGGCGAGGCTTTTTATACTTTAGGATATGGTTTCTGGATCACGGCAATTGCTTCGGCAAAACTGGCCATGATGAAAAAAAAACCATTTCTTTTTTTAGATTATATAAGAGGATTCTGGAAAGCAAAAAAAGCCAAAACTCCTTTATTAGTTACTACTGAACAAGCTAAATTTATTAGAAATTATCGTTTTCAAAAAATGAAACAAAAGCTTTTTTAA
- a CDS encoding MlaE family ABC transporter permease, translated as MMLIRYLSQIGKYFLMLKEIFNKQTKWPVMKNLILKEIDDLIIDSLGIVCFISFFIGGVVAIQTALNLTNPLIPKYLIGFATRQSVILEFAPTFISVIMAGKMGSYITSSIGTMRVTEQIDALEVMGVNSVNYLVFPKIIALLMYPFVIGISMFLGVFGGWLACAYGGFSTGADFIMGAQKDFIPFHITYAFIKTLIFALLLATIPAFHGYYMKGGALEVGKASTTAFIWTSVTIILLNYILTQLLLG; from the coding sequence ATGATGCTAATTCGTTATTTATCCCAAATAGGGAAATATTTTTTAATGCTAAAAGAAATTTTCAATAAACAGACCAAATGGCCTGTTATGAAAAACCTAATTCTAAAAGAAATCGATGATCTTATTATTGACTCTCTTGGAATTGTATGTTTTATCTCTTTTTTCATTGGAGGAGTTGTGGCCATCCAGACAGCATTAAACTTAACTAATCCATTAATTCCAAAATATTTAATTGGTTTTGCTACACGTCAATCTGTAATCCTGGAGTTTGCCCCTACTTTTATTTCTGTAATTATGGCCGGAAAAATGGGATCTTACATTACTTCCAGTATAGGTACAATGCGTGTTACAGAACAAATCGATGCTTTAGAAGTTATGGGAGTCAACTCAGTAAACTATCTTGTTTTCCCAAAAATAATCGCTCTGTTAATGTATCCTTTCGTAATCGGGATCAGTATGTTTTTAGGTGTTTTTGGAGGATGGCTTGCTTGTGCTTATGGAGGATTTTCGACCGGTGCAGATTTTATCATGGGAGCTCAGAAAGATTTTATACCCTTTCATATTACTTATGCTTTTATCAAAACTTTAATCTTTGCCCTGTTACTGGCAACAATTCCGGCTTTTCACGGATATTACATGAAAGGCGGTGCATTAGAAGTAGGTAAAGCTAGTACGACAGCATTTATATGGACATCTGTCACTATAATTCTTCTAAATTATATATTAACTCAATTATTATTAGGATAA